One genomic segment of Clostridium saccharoperbutylacetonicum N1-4(HMT) includes these proteins:
- a CDS encoding amidohydrolase family protein, translating to MANIIKDMILGYKIDNMMKNYKGNKLQKIDMHVHYIPRAYRRLLEFEVEGEPDGFPTPEWDVESHLKMMEYLGITTTVLSLSSPHLNFGDPEVAKRVARQANEEGAEAVEKYPNKFGLIASLPLPNVKDSIEEINYAFDVLKADGIAFPTNTQGVYLGDPCLDPILEELNNRKAVVILHPNKPSSVPQNVNEELPIPAMEFLFDTTRTVTNMISKGTIRRFNNIKFVIPHAGAFLPILCDRLDAFFKKAYLLEGKEKIDVYGELKKLYYDIAGMCIPRQLETILEIADHSHLFYGSDYPYTLEVGCIMLAEELDKTYILTDELRQDIYYKNALKLFPRLVENSNINFS from the coding sequence ATGGCGAATATAATTAAAGACATGATATTAGGATATAAAATTGATAATATGATGAAAAATTATAAAGGAAATAAACTTCAAAAAATAGATATGCATGTTCATTATATTCCTAGAGCATATAGGAGACTACTAGAATTTGAAGTAGAAGGGGAGCCAGATGGCTTCCCAACACCAGAATGGGATGTTGAAAGTCATTTGAAAATGATGGAATATTTAGGTATTACTACAACAGTGTTAAGCTTATCTTCTCCCCATTTAAATTTTGGAGATCCAGAAGTTGCTAAAAGAGTTGCAAGACAAGCTAATGAGGAAGGAGCCGAAGCTGTAGAAAAATATCCTAATAAATTTGGACTTATAGCATCTCTTCCTCTACCTAATGTGAAAGATAGTATAGAAGAAATCAACTATGCATTTGATGTACTAAAGGCAGATGGTATTGCATTTCCAACAAATACGCAAGGTGTATATTTAGGAGATCCATGTTTAGATCCTATATTAGAGGAACTAAATAATCGTAAGGCAGTAGTTATTCTTCATCCCAATAAACCTAGCTCTGTCCCTCAGAATGTAAATGAAGAATTGCCTATACCAGCAATGGAATTTTTATTTGATACAACGCGTACTGTAACAAATATGATATCAAAGGGAACTATAAGACGTTTTAACAATATTAAGTTTGTTATTCCCCATGCAGGTGCATTTTTACCAATACTTTGTGATAGACTTGATGCCTTTTTTAAAAAGGCTTACTTATTAGAGGGTAAAGAAAAGATAGATGTATATGGAGAATTAAAAAAATTGTATTATGATATTGCAGGAATGTGTATTCCAAGGCAATTAGAAACTATCTTAGAAATTGCAGATCATAGTCATTTGTTCTATGGAAGTGATTATCCATATACTCTAGAAGTTGGATGTATTATGCTTGCTGAAGAATTAGATAAAACTTATATACTTACTGATGAATTACGTCAAGATATTTATTATAAAAATGCTTTGAAGTTGTTTCCGAGATTAGTAGAAAATTCAAATATTAATTTTTCATAA
- a CDS encoding efflux RND transporter permease subunit gives MGLIKAAIKNKKIVLFLITIAILSGCYCYYIVPKQEMPDVSSPAAMITTVYPGGSPSDIESLVSKKVEEKVEEIDGYDYCESYSVNNASIVVVFLTNDCDKEKAWRDMRDKVKDLKADLPDGCQDSDINTNLTETAGMILSVSGDNYSYEQLGNYADDIKKQLSNVSGISRFDIKGKQDNQVKVEVDLNKINKYPISFEDICGALKAQNIDIPSGNLDLKTGKIKVQTPGSFTSLKEIEDTVVNVSTDTGQTIRIKDIAKVYMGYDDDSNYKFTSNGENSVLIAGYFQDNKNIVLIGKDITKKIDEIKKQLPPDLKIEQVTFQPKAVDESVSFFMENLRDGVILVVITVLIGMGFRNAMVVSAVIPISIAMSFIAMNLLGIKVQEMSTTALIIALGILVDDAIVIGDVVQVGIDEGMSGDEAAFHGIKKLFVPVFTSTLIIIGAFAPLLNIPGGAGEFLRTLPQVVMICIACSYLSALFVTPAMASIFFKKSKAVEKESKIKRFFHKLLTYGLKNKIKIITICLCLFAVSIGLLNSIGTKFFPYADKDILYIDIANEKVDNIDSTSELVKQVEDIVKSDEDITSYTSAIGGAVPKFYITIPPLAPAKDKAQIMMNIDLNKTKKFKTRQELAEYLQSEIDSKISGGTATVKLLEQAMPTGAPVRIRLTGDDLDKLYATSDQIQEKLKGIPGTTNVRDDAAKKTYQYKVNIDSTKAVQHGLLKSDIEKQISIAIRGYGASVYRKNGSDYDILVKSNAASVEDLKNLQVKSSLAKNKVLLSEVATISLDSQIDQIKHYKKDKTVTVYSDIKTGYNAVDVENALSPEVNKMDIDGINVIYDGEKYQIDKNFTSLGIAAAMCILIIYVILFVQFKSFLQPLIIMCALPLSLIGVTVGLRIFNMQLSLTAVMGIISLIGVVIRNGILLVEYIIEGRNEGLSIDEACLHAVSQRFRPIILSSTATITGLIPLAFSHSALFGPMSVTIIFGLGSATFLTFVVVPVVYSLVNTKLEEKPIDIKSKFNKINFKALMFWKK, from the coding sequence AGAAAAAGTTGAAGAGATAGATGGTTATGATTATTGTGAGTCTTACTCTGTAAATAATGCTTCAATAGTTGTTGTTTTTTTAACTAATGATTGTGATAAAGAAAAAGCCTGGCGTGATATGAGAGATAAGGTAAAAGATTTAAAAGCAGATCTCCCAGATGGCTGTCAAGATAGTGATATAAATACGAATCTTACAGAAACTGCTGGTATGATTCTAAGTGTATCTGGCGATAATTATTCCTATGAACAATTGGGAAATTATGCAGATGATATAAAGAAACAGCTAAGCAATGTTAGTGGTATTTCAAGATTTGATATAAAGGGTAAACAAGATAATCAGGTAAAAGTGGAAGTGGATTTAAATAAGATAAATAAATATCCAATTTCTTTTGAAGACATATGTGGAGCATTAAAAGCTCAAAATATAGATATTCCTTCTGGAAATTTAGATTTAAAAACTGGAAAAATAAAGGTTCAGACACCTGGAAGCTTTACATCTCTTAAGGAGATAGAAGATACAGTGGTAAATGTTTCGACTGACACTGGACAAACTATTAGAATTAAAGATATAGCCAAGGTTTATATGGGATACGATGATGATTCAAATTATAAATTTACTTCTAATGGAGAAAATTCCGTATTAATTGCCGGTTACTTTCAAGATAATAAAAATATAGTTTTAATAGGTAAGGACATTACAAAAAAAATAGATGAGATAAAAAAACAATTACCACCAGATTTGAAAATAGAGCAAGTTACTTTTCAGCCTAAGGCTGTAGATGAATCAGTTTCTTTCTTTATGGAGAACCTCAGGGATGGTGTAATTCTTGTAGTTATAACTGTTTTAATAGGAATGGGATTTAGAAATGCGATGGTAGTATCAGCAGTAATTCCTATATCTATAGCAATGTCATTTATTGCTATGAATCTCCTTGGTATTAAAGTCCAGGAAATGTCTACCACAGCACTTATTATAGCTCTTGGAATATTAGTAGATGATGCGATTGTAATAGGCGATGTTGTGCAGGTGGGTATTGATGAAGGCATGTCTGGAGATGAAGCCGCTTTTCATGGTATTAAAAAATTATTTGTGCCTGTATTTACATCTACATTGATTATTATTGGTGCTTTTGCACCGCTTTTAAATATACCTGGAGGAGCAGGAGAATTCTTAAGAACTTTGCCTCAGGTAGTAATGATATGTATTGCATGTTCTTACTTATCAGCACTGTTTGTAACTCCCGCTATGGCATCTATATTTTTTAAGAAAAGTAAAGCAGTTGAGAAGGAAAGTAAAATCAAAAGGTTTTTCCATAAACTTTTAACTTACGGACTTAAGAATAAAATAAAGATTATTACAATATGTTTATGTTTGTTTGCCGTATCCATAGGTTTGCTAAATTCAATAGGAACGAAGTTCTTTCCTTATGCAGATAAAGACATTCTTTATATAGACATTGCTAATGAAAAAGTAGATAATATCGACAGCACAAGTGAGTTAGTAAAACAAGTTGAGGATATAGTAAAATCAGATGAAGATATTACAAGTTATACTTCAGCCATAGGTGGTGCTGTGCCTAAATTTTATATTACTATACCTCCTCTTGCACCAGCAAAAGATAAAGCTCAAATTATGATGAATATAGACTTAAATAAAACTAAAAAGTTTAAGACAAGACAAGAATTGGCTGAGTATTTACAAAGTGAAATAGATAGTAAAATATCTGGAGGCACTGCAACAGTAAAACTATTAGAACAAGCAATGCCAACGGGTGCACCTGTTCGTATAAGACTTACAGGAGATGATTTAGATAAGCTTTACGCAACTTCAGATCAAATACAAGAAAAATTAAAGGGTATTCCAGGAACTACAAATGTTAGAGATGATGCAGCAAAAAAGACTTATCAATATAAAGTAAATATAGATAGTACTAAGGCAGTACAGCATGGTTTATTAAAATCTGATATAGAAAAGCAGATAAGCATTGCTATAAGAGGATATGGAGCTTCTGTATACAGAAAAAATGGAAGTGATTACGATATACTAGTTAAAAGTAATGCAGCATCAGTTGAAGATTTGAAAAATTTACAAGTGAAATCTAGCCTTGCAAAAAATAAGGTATTGTTATCAGAAGTAGCAACTATAAGTCTCGATTCACAAATAGACCAAATAAAACATTATAAGAAAGATAAAACTGTAACAGTATATAGCGATATAAAAACTGGATATAATGCTGTTGACGTAGAAAATGCATTAAGCCCGGAAGTAAATAAGATGGATATAGATGGTATAAATGTTATTTATGATGGTGAGAAATATCAAATAGACAAAAACTTCACAAGTCTTGGTATAGCTGCAGCTATGTGTATACTGATAATTTATGTTATTTTATTTGTTCAATTTAAATCTTTCTTGCAGCCACTTATAATAATGTGTGCACTTCCACTATCATTAATAGGAGTGACAGTAGGGCTTCGAATATTTAATATGCAACTATCCTTGACTGCTGTAATGGGGATAATAAGTTTAATTGGAGTAGTTATAAGAAACGGTATTTTGCTTGTGGAATATATAATTGAAGGAAGAAATGAAGGACTTTCAATAGATGAAGCATGTTTGCATGCTGTAAGTCAAAGATTTAGACCTATAATATTAAGTTCAACAGCAACAATTACAGGGCTTATACCTCTTGCATTTTCTCACAGTGCATTATTTGGGCCTATGTCTGTAACCATAATATTTGGACTTGGATCAGCAACTTTCCTTACATTTGTAGTTGTTCCAGTGGTATATTCACTTGTTAACACAAAGTTAGAAGAAAAACCAATAGATATTAAATCAAAGTTTAATAAAATAAATTTTAAAGCATTGATGTTCTGGAAAAAGTAG